tgaggaataattaattacattattataatatcagTACTCGTGCTAAATTCATAGTTATTAGACCTCATTTTCACTGATAACTGTAGACctcatatttaaataatttaaatttttagatacaaTAGTCGTTTAACATGATATTATAGAGTCAGATCGAAGAAAAGTCATGGGCTCGAATCTTATTGtccatttataaaagaaatgttTCATGTGTAGGATTTGCATGTGATGGGAcgtgttaaaatattaacataaaatgattatattcCCTAtcaatttaaacttttacGTTGAGGTAGTCGTTTACTAATGTCACCACCTGAAATTAACAATGTGGgcatcataaatttaaaacaattcTAGTTGATTTGATCGAAATTGAGCAATAACACAGTCCCGTGACCTTAAAAACTCGTAAGATTGTAGTATTAACcttctatatattaaaaagtcatcaataatataatttatatataagtaaacGTCTCATATCAGTCGCAAACAATGAGTTTGAAGCCTCAAAGTGTCCTCTACACAATGAGATACCTTAATAGAACAAAATTATGCAGCTCCTCTCTTGTGAGGCACCTTTTTAAGACAAAATTGTGAGTCTCATATAAAAAGAGAACGGACAATACCTCACATAACGGAACACTGAGAGTCGTAAGCCACATCATatgataaaaaagtaaatgacCAAACTTTAGCTTTAAAGACTCATAACTAAGACTGTAAAATTAACTTcgttattaattaactaatgtGGTCGTAATAAGCAAATACGCTTTGTATGACTTAAGACTTTTAAATGTTGAACGAAAGCGACTTGGACATAAATTATGTGGGTCGGTGCCTATATGTTATTTATCAACTTTAATTTGTGGTCTTTAACTCTTAGTACAAAGTGTTAAAATGGTCAAGTGTAAAGACATTTGACTAATTAATCTTCTAATCATACAATaattatagagaaaaagaaattagatgaaaaacgCTTCACTTAGTGTAATTACAAGAAGCATCACACGTTGAAACGTTGCGAATTGAGTACTTGAAagtcatttttgtttttcaattgtatATTAGTGGGGtattttgtattgtattttatatatacattctgcgtgtataaaatttgaattatttatatatttaagaaaaaaatatatatatagtatgtgtgtgtggagtgtAGATTTGAACTAGAATTGACGAGGTAAAACCTATTAATTACCCATTTGTTACTACGGGTAATTAGGTTAaacaagtatataaatttctaaacaatataaattaacattcaaattataagatattataataaaatatattgtaattgtcttttggtattttgatggggacaatttataatatatagaatattcttaataattgTCCCTTGTCTTTTGGTAGTTCAATGGGATTAGGCCATTTCTCTTTATAGATTGATAAGTGAACATAATATTTTCCAGCCagttttgcttattttttattgatttttgataCTCGTCAACTTAGTACTCTTGTCCCCAATATAAggaaaatattgtattttgcatcccataaaattaattttttttgtaattttttagttttattgtttCTGAACTCATCACTTATAtcccataaatttaaataatttgtaatgtTAGTTTaagctttattttaaatttttgaagcGAATAGTACGTAATTACATGAGCTACGTCAATAGTGCTTAAAACTTAACAGAGTCCGTGTCATAACCATCCTAAATGCATTATCTCATACGTATACATACCCTACATCGTGAGCATAAGAGAGAATCTTATGTACAAGGGAGACGAATACAACATAATTGCAGAtcgaattttttgttgtaaaatttatttcattttaacatATACACGTCACGTATATAAAATCTTTCTCAAAATAAAGTACATGATATCATTCTTATACACGGGATATGtgcatattaaataaagtgaGAGATTGAATCGACTTTGTAATAGAAAATCTAATTCAAgtataataattgtaatctTGAGATGGGTGGAAACGAAAAATCcacattttgaatatatagataggtctgaaattaaaaattaaaccaaagttaaattttgaataatatctAACAAGAAAATTAGAGAATGTTAATGCATTATAAATTAGGACAAACAAACACAGAATTGCAGCAAACATGGAGAAGTCATGCATAATCAGTCCACTATCATCGCACTCTTGCAATCCTTGCTGCTTTCCAGCTTTGGTATTTTGGGCTTTGGAGAAAGATCCACAGATGAAAatctgtaaattttaattattcaaaattatataagattagctttatgtatatatatagataaatacaagatgataatgatatttataGTCCCTGAtctataatctatttatacaaactattcatatattttgaataattacaaaaatcacagGTGGCagccaaaaaattaataagggTAGTTCGTGTAATGATTTGACTTTTTTAAGgggatgtatatataattttttaaaaagtatgggtggtttgtaaaaataatattgatatttttgtgggcatatgtataatttttcataaaatagggatgatttgtgtaaatagacaATAGGTTaggagtgtaaatataattatccgcaaaaaaaaaaacaactaataTCATACAAGTATTACATATATGatatggtaaattacattaacatccCATAATATTAGGTTTAATTACGTACCCACACACCCCTatcctttttaaaattataagtacatccTTTGAggttgtagttgtaattacaaacataccatatatttaatgacgaaaattttgacaaacacccCTTGATCAGTACATCGCACTATTTTTTGTGTACcagtaattttataaaaagacagataatattttatataattgatgtaagCGAGAGGtgtcgatataatttatccaataaaataGGTATGTGATGAAGTAGTTACCCTAGGCGCAAGGATGTATCAGAAGTCGCATCTTTGTCTGATGCGCGTTGTTGGTGCATGGAACTTGAACTCATGCACGAGTCTTTGCTCATAATCACACGATTCTCAATGCTGCTCACCCTTGCTGTCTGTCGTCGAAGCTCCTCAATCtgcatatatttttgtttatatatatatatttatgataattaataattatttatatagtagaaaatatgttaattaattattaaaagtataatcataataattagcTGTAATAATCATCATGCCATCAATTATttggataatattttcaattaattaattacgtaCCTTTTCCAGGAGAACTTCATTTTGCTGCATCACTTTCTTTTCctatccaaaaataaaaataaaatggactTTAATCATTTGATAATTAGGTAGCAATAATGATTACCAAGGCCTAAAAtgttttattatgtattaattaatctgCAAACTTGTTTatatctctttctctctctaaatatttacatttatatatgtccaggagaaattgcatttttggttccAGAActtagaaatattatattttacgtCTCATCACCTATGAAATTCTTGAGTAAtatagtcctataacttttaaaaattctcaCTTTCAATTCTTCTACAAGTTTTTTGTTAGgaaattgatggaaaaaaaatcacatacaaTTCACGTGGTCGTTTCTCTCGATTCTGAAAAGATAATAGCAACATAATTTGTACGTTATTTTTTCAACCAATTCCCCAATTGAAATTGACAGGAGGGctaaaatgagattttttgtaagttatggAACTGAATTCAGAAATTCCATAAACCGTGGGACTAAGAGTGTACATGACTTAAATTATagatgaaaaatgcaattttctcaatatatttgattaattggCTGCTTAATAAATACCTGCAGTTTCGATTTCTCCAGCTGCTCCAAAAGTACCTTCTCCTGAAATtggtaattacatataaaatttattaattatgtttaattaaaattttaaataaaatgaaatcaaatttaactaaatttaacctctttctagaattaaattttcGAGCAATACTGCattattatattgtaataTTCTGTTTTCTTTCGTCATATTAAACTAAATAGATGATAACGTGTCCACAacatcacaattttttttaaagaaacaaTTCAATAATTTGGCTAGAAAAAGAGTTGTATTTCGacgtaaatttttattttcaagaagtAATTCAtgcttaaattaatatctcaatAAATTGAGCAGTACATcgatttaatttatacatcaatataattaagaataataaagcaaattatttattattataagccCACataacactacaaaaaaaataatttttcgcTACACTATAAATGACCACAGcttaaaaagggtaaattacatttttggtcccataagtggacccgatttcaattttaatcccaTACTAAGggcaattcgcacatttggtcccataagtggattttttttttcaatttcaatccCGGTTGGGGATTTCCGTTAAAACTTAACGGCAACTGCTGAAATCCGTTAGGTGCTTTTAAATATAGAGGAAAAACATGTAGAATTGGAGGGAAAGCATGGagaattggaggaaaaatcaacaacttggtggaaattacactataccctcttccttctatttaaatcccatttctttatttctctcttgcatttagtagaaaaaaatCTCACAAAATATGGCTGAtaatagagaaaatttttgttattgtggAAGGCTTGCGATTTTGAAAAACTCATGGACCGACGACAACCCAGGTAGGAGGTTTTTTGGGTATACGAAAAAAAGAAGCGGATGTGGTTTTTTTCATTGGGAAGATCCGCCGATGTGTGCAAGGGTAAAGGTTATCATAACCGAATTGCTTCGAAAACTGAATAGAATGGAGGACAAAATTGCATAGATGCAACGGAGACAAActgttttagtttattttttggttgtatCTTGGCTTATGGTGTTGTTTTAGAAGGAAGAGGGTATAGTGTAATTTCCACcaagttgttgattttttctccaattctACATGCTTTCCCTCCATATTTAACAGCACCTAACGGATTTCAACAGCTGCCGTTAAGTGTTAACGGAAATCCCCAACcgggactaaaattggaaaaaaaatcaacttacaggaccaaatgtgcgaattgccCTTAGTATGAGACTAAAATTGGAATCGAGTCCACTTATGGgtccaaaaatgtaatttacctgcTTAAAAACTATGGTAAATGAATACTACTAGTAAAATAAACCaatacaaaaacttaaatttttaccacatttatcatatttgtcatgatattTAGCTATGAGCAAAACATTCGTCACAGTTAATGTTTTGGCCTCACTTGCAGAAATAGTCATTGTCCAATCATGGTTAATTTGTATTCTCTagaatctttttattttgtccacAGTAATTAAgtgtaacaaaaaatcatatttctccTAGTGTGAGACAATATATACTCACGTAAAATTAGATAAGTATTTATACTATCCGATGATATTCGAACCCATCACATCAACCTTATTTATAGAATCTCAATCTTAACCATTGAATTAAGACATCATAGGTTGGAAGTAAATTTTCTGAAGACCAAaacgagaaaaataaaaagggttTATGCATACCTTCCTATCTTTGACAGAGAGTATTCCTTCAGTCAGCTGTTGCTCCAAGTTATGCAGTTCATTATACGTCANNNNNNNNNNNNNATCATTCGGCCATgcaatttttcacaaaataatcttaattaattaaacaaaaatacaaaaacccaaaaaaataatcttttttttttaatttctttttatatatagtttctgACATTATAAGATGATTCAAATGAAAACGGAGGAATTAAATTGGATCGGCTGTGTGTACGTACCGGTGCATCAATTGAAGCCTTTCGATTTCATCCTTCAGTGTGTTTACCTCAATCGTTGGCTCATgctacaaatattaaatattaaaaattaaaatcaataccataggaataatatatatctctCGATTATATTTCGGATcataacaatattaatatataaagtaagaaaataacaTATCACAAACTAGAAATATTTCTTCCCTCGACCctaattataagattttaatagaaaatacatttaaataattgtatttgaatcgataaatttgaaattataaattaaattaattacctGATCAGCGGCATGCTCAACCGTCGCGAGTTCAGGACTTTCATGGTTCCTACTGTACCTAGCTAATATTTGCTCCATACtttcaacaacaacaaaatatatatcaaacatatacatatatatatagatatattattagaaaatatgatataaataacCATACTATTACTAGTGTCCTATGTCTTAGTtaattcctatttttttatattgaaatattacagTATTACTTgtcgtataattaattagatttgatataattgattggatatatatatatagatataaatctttattgttaaaataaatatatatactttatagtatttaaaaagtgttctaaacaaattaatataccaaattattgatatttaaaaaaaataaacatccataaatataaaaaaatgagagagacATTCGAAcgttcttctttcttctctttccttttacgttttatttatttatttttgtataaagtttttagttcaaattatatctcttctatttattttcttagagaattatattattttttaaaaaaggatTCATTTATGATCATAATTCGATCAGAACATTagaataattagtttaaaaatacttaataaatatttggattgtatattttaaaaacttaagcACGCAGGTGGAGtcttataattcataattaagtGATCAGcattcttttaaagaaaataaaatagattttatttaaaaaatttaattagatttgagCAACATTAACTGTATCAGATTATGtcagaataaatttaaatctatttatttgcAGATGTTTGTAACTCGtcttacaaatatatatatacatcacaTTATGTACATTTGAccgtttaattattttttagaaaaaaatatacaattttgaacttaaaatttgatctatcaaataataaaactccaattcaattaaactatatatcaattttttatttatcgcaacattaattaaaaaaaattataaaattcatgatTAATCGCACGATAAATGTTACGTACGTACTACTTGAGTGGCAAGATTCCGAacctaaaaattaaatttcagtagaataaaaatcaaataatcaaCCATATGATCAGTAACAATTTCCTCccttcaattaaaatatataacttttttaaaaataaaattaccaaaaaaaaaaaaagaattagaaaagaTTTAGCAAGAATGATACATATAACTTACCGGGAACTGGCGAATTCATACAGCTTTCCGGTGCCGGAAAAGATAATGACGGCGACCTGAGCGTCACACAACACGGCCAACTCCTTGGCCTTCTTCATCAATCCGCCGCGCCGTTTCGAGAACGTCACCTGCCGGCTGTTCACGTTCTCAATCttttttatctctattttacCCCTCCccatgttttttctttcttcctcgGCACAAACTAACGACGTACGGTCTAATGAACTATGTTGTCTTGCTACTGCCgacgaaatatatatatatgtgtgtgttgtgtatatatatatttatagagagagagagagggtgcAAATACTATCAATGCAGTTGTCCTAAATTTGGAGATAGAAAAATGGGAAGGAGAATTAGTGATGGGTTTTGGACAACCAGCGAATTTGGTAATGAAAATTGGGTCATGGTTGAGGGTTACTATGTATGatatatttcaagaattgtatgtatatattacaataaaccCTTTTTGGGGAGTGTAATAATGGAGGAAAAGTTTGTGAGGAATTTGGAAAGGAAATATAAAAAGGGTGTGATTGGTTTACTATGTGTAGAAATCTTACCTCATGTTGTAAGGCTAATTACCTTATGGTGGTGGGCATTGCCATGTTTGGAGGTATGTATTCTTTTTGGAGGGGGGAGAGGGGTAGGACTTGATTGTAACaatcttttcttgaaatggaAGTCCCGCAGATTCTGAGATGATTTATGTGAAAAGGGTAAGCAGCAGACGTTACGAGTCCTAACTCGTTTTAGAATTACAGCAAACACAGAATTGTATGTGAATCGCAGTTGGGGATTCGATAATATCTGACGTATGTTTGGGAAGTAGACAGAGCTGTGCTGGTGCTGGTGCAGGTGTGAACGGGACTCCTAACTGCTGTGTGCATGCTCAACACGTGCTCGACGGCTTCATCCGCTCTGTGCCGTCACTAATCTTTCTTCTGCTTCTGGGATACGATTATGTATGTACGTATAACAAGTTTTAATGTTTTTGACCGGGAGGGAATACATGTTTTGCCTCCCTATTTTACCCCTCACTCTCACACAAATGACAAAACCAATCCAATGAATTTATAATGCTTTCTATTACTGaaataatacatcaaaaaTAAGTTGATATGCCCTTTTTGGGTAGTTAGATGAATTTCCCCTTGCGGTCTAGTGAAGGAAAGGGTNNNNNNNNNNAcatttagaaatttaaaaatggaaaggaaataaattatgggtttGAAATAAACCCGTTTTGGTGAATTCCCATTTGGTAGAAGCTttctatatatgatattttatgtaaGGAATCCGTAGTCTGTACCAAACTAGAGAATGCAAAAgctgattttttttggaataagAAATCTGGAATGCTATATGTGGGaattttacacataattgTGACCCCCAAATTATCTTATCGTAGTGGGATTTCCAAATTGGGATTGCAATATTCCTGGGGAGATTATCCGGTGGTTTTAGGTTAGAATTAGAATCCTATTCTTAATTTCGATAAATAATTGTGTATAATTCGTTTCTATATTCTTATAAGGTGGTTAAATCAGTGTCATTTAGCATCTACTTAAGTCGAATTTACACTAATTAGGGAAAATTTCATAGgagatttaaaatttcttgaataatcgtgattatttattttacaacgAATTTGTTCCGtaatataaatgattattgattatttcaaAGTTCCAAGCTcgtaatatatttgaataaattaagatCGTGAGGGCCGTAAGAATTAATAAtgtcaattttataatcaatataattaaaattgaagaatatcTAACtacaagaattaaattaaattattttaataatggaATCTACGTGATGCTGACCGTCAGTCGTGATTTACACCGTTGAATGTACTCGTCTTATCCACGAATGAACACACACATATAGGACATGTGTCGAAACTAAGCCAATGTATAGATTTTTCAATTGAGGCAATAACTTGCAAGTATTCATCTCTTGTAACTTTCTTTTCCAACTGTCTGAAAATGGGAAGTGTGAGCAAATGTGgaaattaggaaaaagaaattaaaaggtaAAAATGGTGGAACTAATTTCCATATGTAGAAATTCTCCTCCATTGTCTTTTGGTGCTGAGCTTTGTTTGGAAAGTTGAGTAGGAGTGCATATTTTCCAGGGATACTCCTCTTTTGGGATTGGCTaacaaattttacattatattagttattatttaccaattatataaacaatattttgatataaaataatgagagATCATTTACACATAATTCGACACATACATCGTTCACCACTACTtgaactcaaaattttttgtttatgagaaaaaaataaaaacgaaGATTAGTTAAATGAAGGGTTATTTACACTTAGATCcccttttgaaaatataaaattacactttttttccaagaattttaaaaaattataattacagtccttttgaaaattcactgtttacaTCCTTTTCTAAGCCCAAACACAAGTCAGGCTTTTATTCAGCCCGTAGTTTGAATAGAAGACCAACTTTGTGGGCTTATACCCAATTTTTCccaaatacaataattattggCTAATAATTAAACACATGAATTTTAAACCATATTAATCTACttggataataatttaatcttatatctctattatttgatttaggtttataagtatatttacttaaagtttaaatattgatgatttgaactaattataatgaattatttcctttaatagttattgataaatataataactgCCCTCAATTGTTTTTTTGACTATGGATATAGAAAGTTCACCAAAGTAAAggaagaattaatttaattaggctGAAGGGTTGCAATTCCAATCTTTGATTTTAATctataaatggaaaaaatcttaattaattaattaatattttaaattcccAAAAAGGTTAATAAAGTAATTatggaaaaacaaatttaaaaagatcTCGTGGCTAACAAAGGCCCAAATCCCAAGCCCAAAAGCAAGCCCATATGATCCCCTAGCTTAGAGTGATGGACGGCTCAGATCAATccaaaattgaattcaaattccGCAGAAGTAACGTTACGATTCCGGAGCCTCAGGTGTGGAAAATCCGAACCTAATCTTTTTTGCcgaaaacaaatatttatttattaattagcaCACCAACACTCACATTGTCTTCATCTCTACTGAAAGAGAGAAACATTGATTACGAACTTCATTGCACTCTTtggttctctctctctctaaaatatAGGGAAAGTGTTTTAGTAgggttttgaatttgtttctaTGTGATCAGGTTCAGTTGTGGAAAGAAATCTTGGAGTATGTTCTTGgattgttttcctttcttgATTAATACTTGGGCTTTGTGTGATTGGGGAATGATGAATGCGGTTTCTTATTTGAATGGTGATTTTGGAATGTTTGCAGGTGTAATGGAGGATTTAACAAGAGGAGGGAGAGTGGGTGAGTTGAATTTGGCTTCGAGAAGGGCTGAAGAAGCAGGtatgttttgtttgtttcacGTTGATTATATCTTCATCTGTTACTTCACATTTGATTTTTGTAGGTTTTTGTTGATTAGTTAATGGAAGGATGCATGCATGATGAGTTCTTGTTCATAGGAAAATTTAGGGTCATTAATGTGGTCAATCTAGGAGATGGggattttgtttatttttctgaaaattgctttcttgagtgcattttgtccttttgaacctttttttttttttttttgttgttctttcAATTGTGGTTTCAATGTGATTAGTATCTACCGGTTGACTGTAACAGGTA
This region of Sesamum indicum cultivar Zhongzhi No. 13 linkage group LG4, S_indicum_v1.0, whole genome shotgun sequence genomic DNA includes:
- the LOC105159834 gene encoding MADS-box transcription factor 23 (The sequence of the model RefSeq protein was modified relative to this genomic sequence to represent the inferred CDS: added 100 bases not found in genome assembly), whose protein sequence is MGRGKIEIKKIENVNSRQVTFSKRRGGLMKKAKELAVLCDAQVAVIIFSGTGKLYEFASSRMEQILARYSRNHESPELATVEHAADQHEPTIEVNTLKDEIERLQLMHRRMMGKELEGLTYNELHNLEQQLTEGILSVKDRKEKVLLEQLEKSKLQEKKVMQQNEVLLEKIEELRRQTARVSSIENRVIMSKDSCMSSSSMHQQRASDKDATSDTSLRLGFSSVDLSPKPKIPKLESSKDCKSAMIVD